The Nitrospira sp. genome window below encodes:
- a CDS encoding TolC family protein, producing the protein MTHSSRFLLPAITVLIMTFAMDGRQAVHAADQTAQSSLALPDLIQEALARNPELVAGRKQWEAATNRIAQARSLDDPTLSVHLWNFPQNFNVMQTQNSIFGLSQNLPFPGKLALKSEIASRSAEMTEQVVRAKERELIARLKQTYYELFLAHKTIQIHHEQAELLRQFIEIANAKFRTGKGSQADVLKAQVELSVLHQQLPVLEQSRETAAALLNTILDRDPRSPFGIPQEPSLIPLDTTITDLHRLALNARPELKAAELAVRQGEQSRALAQRQYYPDFNVMFQRFQNFQANDGFGAYVAMTVPFAFWTKPKYDAGVQEAAASVAAARAQQHQLENLTRFQVNDLLAKVRASEQVARLYHTTILPQAVQNLESARAGYRTGTGGFLDLIDTQRAWRGYQEEYYRALVERQRRLAELEQVIGTDLNGS; encoded by the coding sequence ATGACTCATTCAAGTCGATTTTTGCTGCCGGCGATAACGGTCTTGATCATGACCTTCGCGATGGATGGACGCCAGGCTGTTCATGCCGCCGATCAGACTGCACAATCGTCTTTGGCGTTACCAGATCTGATCCAGGAAGCTTTGGCCAGAAATCCTGAACTTGTGGCCGGACGCAAGCAATGGGAGGCCGCCACGAATCGAATCGCCCAGGCTCGGTCTCTGGATGACCCCACTCTGTCCGTCCACTTGTGGAATTTTCCGCAGAACTTCAATGTCATGCAGACGCAGAACAGTATCTTTGGTCTCTCGCAGAATCTCCCCTTCCCGGGCAAGCTGGCTCTGAAAAGCGAAATCGCGAGCCGGTCGGCCGAGATGACCGAGCAGGTGGTGCGTGCGAAGGAACGAGAATTGATCGCCCGTCTCAAGCAGACCTACTATGAACTGTTTCTCGCGCACAAGACGATCCAGATTCATCATGAACAGGCCGAATTGCTCAGGCAGTTCATCGAGATTGCGAACGCGAAGTTCCGGACTGGAAAAGGATCACAGGCTGATGTGCTCAAGGCCCAGGTCGAGCTGTCTGTGTTGCACCAGCAACTTCCCGTTCTGGAACAGAGTCGGGAGACTGCCGCAGCGCTGCTGAATACGATTCTGGACCGAGACCCTCGATCACCATTCGGCATTCCTCAGGAGCCGTCTCTGATCCCGCTCGACACCACCATCACCGATCTGCATCGCCTTGCCCTGAATGCCAGACCGGAGTTGAAAGCCGCAGAACTGGCGGTCCGACAGGGTGAACAGTCGCGCGCGCTCGCTCAACGTCAGTACTACCCTGACTTCAACGTGATGTTTCAGCGTTTCCAAAACTTTCAGGCCAACGACGGATTCGGAGCCTACGTGGCGATGACCGTCCCCTTCGCGTTTTGGACCAAACCGAAGTATGACGCCGGCGTCCAAGAAGCCGCGGCATCGGTCGCAGCCGCGCGGGCACAACAACACCAGCTGGAAAATCTGACTCGTTTTCAGGTCAACGACCTCTTGGCCAAGGTCCGGGCGAGTGAGCAGGTGGCCAGGTTGTATCACACCACGATTCTGCCTCAGGCCGTACAGAACCTTGAATCGGCGCGAGCGGGGTATCGCACGGGAACGGGAGGGTTCCTGGATCTTATCGATACCCAGCGGGCCTGGCGAGGATATCAAGAGGAGTACTATCGAGCGCTGGTCGAGCGGCAGCGTCGTCTCGCGGAACTTGAACAGGTGATTGGAACTGACCTGAATGGCAGCTAA
- a CDS encoding efflux RND transporter periplasmic adaptor subunit → MNQDLRRKGLVVGVAAAGLFVGAIAGFFGAHRVMSDMSETKNSEGVQGHEMEGMDGMKGMAGMGDMKGMSMEGAKSVRDKEPIPGTSAAAPGAVVVPAVMSQLIGVRSAPVALATLAEEIRTVGTVGYDERSFAQVTLKISGWVRKVFVNSIGRSVRKSDPLFTVYSPDLLATQDEYLLALKMRAQLAESPLEEVKTNADALVASARERLRLWDVTDAQIEALDHRGQADPVLTVYAPSSGIVMKREAVPGKYVEPGTILYEIADLSMVWISADIYESEMAATKVGQPATVTFAAYPGETFLGKVAHVYPTVNTETRTVRVRLEFQNPGLKLKPGLYGNVTLQTNAVRTLVVPKEAVLDTGLRQLVFLDRGQGRYEPVSVKLGRRSQDSVEVREGLKEGERIVTSANFLLDAESKLTSASSMQVMMGRIGMGDWQMRGAREERMKNSTDTDMESMEDMPKMK, encoded by the coding sequence ATGAATCAGGACCTGCGCAGAAAAGGTCTTGTTGTCGGTGTCGCGGCAGCCGGCCTGTTCGTCGGGGCCATCGCCGGGTTCTTCGGCGCTCATCGAGTGATGAGTGACATGTCGGAGACAAAGAACAGTGAAGGAGTGCAGGGCCATGAGATGGAAGGTATGGATGGCATGAAAGGGATGGCGGGCATGGGCGACATGAAGGGGATGTCGATGGAAGGCGCGAAATCCGTGAGAGACAAGGAACCAATACCTGGCACGTCAGCCGCTGCACCTGGGGCTGTGGTTGTTCCGGCTGTGATGAGCCAGTTGATCGGCGTCCGTAGCGCTCCGGTTGCCCTCGCAACGCTGGCTGAAGAGATTCGTACGGTCGGCACGGTCGGTTACGACGAGCGGAGCTTCGCGCAAGTCACGCTGAAAATCTCCGGGTGGGTTCGAAAGGTCTTCGTCAATTCGATTGGGCGGTCGGTTCGCAAGAGTGACCCACTCTTCACTGTCTACTCGCCGGATCTCTTGGCCACGCAAGACGAGTATCTCCTCGCTCTGAAAATGCGTGCGCAACTGGCCGAGAGCCCACTCGAGGAAGTGAAGACCAACGCCGATGCGCTTGTGGCGAGCGCGCGAGAGCGCTTGCGACTCTGGGATGTGACCGATGCGCAGATCGAGGCTCTTGATCATCGAGGCCAGGCCGACCCGGTGCTCACGGTCTACGCGCCGTCCTCAGGGATCGTAATGAAACGCGAGGCTGTACCGGGGAAATATGTGGAGCCCGGCACGATTCTGTACGAGATTGCGGATCTTTCCATGGTCTGGATCTCCGCCGATATTTATGAATCAGAAATGGCGGCCACGAAAGTCGGTCAGCCGGCAACGGTGACCTTTGCTGCCTATCCAGGAGAAACGTTTCTGGGCAAGGTGGCCCATGTGTACCCAACCGTGAATACCGAAACTCGTACAGTGCGGGTGCGGCTGGAATTTCAGAATCCTGGGTTGAAATTGAAGCCGGGCCTGTACGGGAACGTGACCTTGCAGACGAATGCGGTCAGGACCTTAGTCGTGCCAAAGGAAGCCGTGTTGGACACGGGGCTTCGCCAACTCGTATTCCTGGATCGGGGGCAAGGCCGGTATGAGCCGGTGTCAGTCAAGCTGGGGCGCCGGAGTCAGGATTCAGTGGAAGTCAGAGAAGGACTCAAAGAAGGAGAGCGGATCGTCACCTCGGCCAATTTCCTGTTGGATGCGGAGAGCAAATTGACGTCGGCTTCCAGCATGCAAGTCATGATGGGTCGGATCGGCATGGGCGATTGGCAGATGCGCGGCGCACGCGAAGAGAGAATGAAAAACAGTACAGATACAGATATGGAGAGCATGGAAGACATGCCAAAGATGAAATGA
- a CDS encoding CusA/CzcA family heavy metal efflux RND transporter: protein MIARLIEGSARNPVLVILCVLLLTGWGLWALFQVPLDAIPDLSDVQVIVYTEWQGRSPTLIEDQITYPVVTSLLAGPKVKRVRGVSEYGVSYVYVIFDDRTDLYWARSRVLEYLQKLTGKLPVGVTPTLGPDATGVGWVYQYALIDESGTHDLAQLRSLQDWYLRYQLESVPGVAEVSAIGGFVKQYQIEVDPNTLAAYRLPIQRVIEAVRNSNAEVSGRVLEMAGTEYVIRGRGYLRSVDEIELIPVGTDGRGTPILVRDIGHVHLGPDQRRGIAELDGKGQTVGGIVIMRAGENALAVIERIKERLQEIAPGLPGGVSIVPTYDRSDLIHRAITILREKLVEESVIVSLIAVVFLFHVRSACVAILILPIAVLLAFIPMAYLKITSNIMSLGGIAIAIGAMVDAAIVMVENAHKRLEQSPSHDQVEIIIAAAKEVGRPLFFSLLVIAVSFLPIFALESQEGRLFTPLAYTKTFSMLFAAALSVTLAPVLMVLLIRGKVRPETKNPLNRWLIALYRPILLGALRVRWLTLGVAVAAVAITLPVFMRLGAEFMPPLNEGTILYMPTTVPGLSIPEATKVLQVQDQLLTTFPEVERVFGKMGKAPTATDPAFVGMAEITVTPKPEAQWRPGMTWDRLLDEMDAKLRIPGFPNIWWMPIQTRTEMVTTGVRSPVGIKVLGPDLRTIERIGLEIEQALATVPGTKSAFAERLNEGYYLDLIVNRREAARYGLTVGDVQRVITSAIGGETVTTTVEGRERYPVNVRYKRELRDDPDRLKRVLIPTATGAQIPLGQIAEMVITQGPPSIADEAGALAGLVSVSVGGRDLRGYVLDAQRAVRDRVTLPSGYRLIWTGQYEHLVRAEERLKLVVPATLAVILLLLYLNFRSLAKSMIVLLSVPFAAIGAVWYLHYLGYNLSVAVWVGIIALAGVAAETGVVMLVYLDEAYERRVREGRMATAQDLRESIMEGAVQRVRPKMMTVAAIMGGLLPIMWTTGTGADVMKRIAAPMIGGMVSSTVLTLIVVPVLYSMWRRVQLSSTMSSPVA, encoded by the coding sequence ATGATCGCGCGACTCATTGAAGGGAGTGCCCGTAATCCAGTCCTCGTCATTCTCTGTGTATTACTGTTGACAGGTTGGGGCCTGTGGGCCTTGTTTCAAGTTCCACTGGATGCCATTCCGGACCTCTCGGATGTTCAGGTGATCGTCTACACCGAATGGCAAGGGCGCAGCCCGACGCTCATTGAAGACCAGATTACCTACCCGGTTGTAACCTCACTGCTTGCTGGACCTAAGGTCAAACGGGTCCGAGGTGTGTCGGAATACGGTGTCTCCTATGTCTATGTGATTTTCGATGACCGGACCGATCTCTACTGGGCAAGAAGTCGCGTTCTCGAATATCTCCAGAAGCTCACCGGCAAGTTGCCTGTCGGTGTTACACCGACTCTCGGGCCTGATGCAACCGGAGTCGGGTGGGTCTATCAATATGCCTTGATAGATGAGTCCGGGACGCACGATCTGGCGCAGCTCCGGAGCCTTCAGGACTGGTACCTGCGGTACCAACTGGAGAGTGTGCCCGGCGTTGCAGAGGTGTCGGCGATCGGCGGCTTCGTCAAACAATACCAAATCGAAGTGGACCCCAACACGTTAGCCGCTTATCGACTGCCCATTCAGAGGGTTATCGAAGCCGTCCGCAACAGTAACGCGGAGGTGAGTGGCCGGGTGTTGGAAATGGCCGGCACAGAATACGTGATCCGAGGGAGAGGCTATCTGCGGTCGGTCGACGAGATCGAGCTGATTCCCGTCGGCACGGATGGACGAGGCACGCCGATTCTCGTGCGAGACATCGGGCATGTCCATCTGGGGCCGGATCAGCGTCGAGGCATAGCCGAATTGGACGGCAAGGGCCAGACCGTCGGCGGGATCGTGATCATGCGGGCCGGAGAGAACGCGCTCGCCGTGATCGAGCGGATCAAGGAGCGGCTGCAAGAAATCGCCCCTGGTTTGCCTGGCGGCGTGAGCATAGTTCCTACCTACGATCGGTCCGATCTCATTCATCGGGCCATTACGATTCTGCGCGAGAAACTCGTGGAAGAAAGTGTGATCGTCAGCTTGATCGCGGTGGTCTTTCTGTTTCACGTTCGTAGCGCATGCGTGGCCATCCTGATCCTCCCGATCGCGGTATTGCTCGCTTTTATCCCGATGGCCTACTTGAAGATCACGTCCAACATCATGTCGCTGGGCGGGATTGCCATCGCGATCGGAGCCATGGTCGATGCTGCTATTGTGATGGTAGAGAATGCTCACAAACGGTTGGAGCAATCTCCATCACACGACCAGGTTGAAATCATCATCGCTGCCGCGAAAGAAGTCGGGCGGCCCCTGTTCTTTTCCCTTCTCGTCATCGCCGTGTCGTTTCTGCCGATCTTTGCGCTCGAATCACAAGAAGGGCGACTGTTCACGCCTCTGGCCTATACTAAAACGTTTTCGATGCTCTTTGCCGCCGCGCTCTCGGTGACTTTGGCGCCTGTGCTGATGGTGTTGTTGATTCGTGGGAAAGTTCGTCCTGAAACCAAGAATCCGCTGAACCGGTGGCTCATTGCCCTGTATCGCCCCATCCTCTTAGGCGCCCTGCGAGTCCGGTGGCTGACCCTGGGCGTTGCCGTCGCGGCAGTGGCGATCACGCTGCCGGTATTCATGCGACTCGGCGCGGAGTTCATGCCGCCCCTGAATGAAGGGACGATTCTCTACATGCCGACCACTGTTCCAGGCCTTTCGATTCCAGAAGCGACGAAAGTCTTGCAGGTCCAGGATCAGTTGCTCACGACCTTCCCGGAAGTGGAACGGGTATTCGGAAAAATGGGAAAGGCTCCGACCGCCACTGATCCAGCCTTCGTCGGCATGGCGGAGATCACCGTTACGCCCAAACCGGAGGCGCAATGGCGACCTGGCATGACCTGGGACCGGTTGCTTGATGAGATGGATGCCAAACTGCGCATCCCTGGATTTCCGAACATCTGGTGGATGCCGATCCAGACCCGCACGGAGATGGTTACAACCGGTGTCCGGAGCCCTGTCGGGATCAAGGTGCTGGGACCAGATTTGAGGACGATTGAGCGAATCGGCCTAGAGATCGAACAGGCCTTGGCGACCGTCCCCGGCACCAAAAGCGCATTCGCGGAACGGCTCAACGAAGGCTATTACTTGGATCTGATCGTCAATCGGCGTGAGGCGGCCCGCTATGGCCTGACGGTGGGTGATGTGCAAAGGGTGATCACCTCGGCCATCGGGGGGGAAACAGTGACGACGACGGTCGAGGGGCGGGAACGGTATCCGGTCAACGTTCGCTACAAGCGCGAGCTGCGCGACGATCCGGACCGGCTCAAGCGAGTGCTGATTCCCACCGCGACCGGCGCGCAGATCCCCCTCGGACAAATCGCGGAGATGGTGATTACGCAGGGGCCGCCGTCGATCGCGGATGAAGCGGGGGCACTGGCCGGTCTGGTATCGGTGTCGGTCGGTGGCCGCGATTTACGTGGTTATGTCCTAGACGCGCAACGCGCGGTGCGAGACAGAGTGACATTACCTTCCGGCTACCGGCTGATATGGACCGGTCAATACGAACATCTGGTGCGGGCGGAAGAACGGTTGAAGCTGGTAGTCCCTGCGACCCTGGCCGTGATTCTGTTGCTCCTGTATCTCAATTTCCGATCGCTCGCGAAATCGATGATCGTGCTCTTGTCCGTCCCCTTTGCTGCGATCGGAGCCGTCTGGTATCTCCATTACCTGGGCTACAACCTCAGCGTGGCTGTGTGGGTGGGGATCATCGCGCTGGCCGGCGTGGCGGCGGAGACAGGGGTGGTCATGCTGGTCTATCTCGATGAAGCGTATGAACGGCGGGTGCGCGAAGGTCGCATGGCCACGGCGCAGGACCTCCGTGAGTCCATCATGGAGGGTGCGGTTCAACGAGTACGACCCAAGATGATGACGGTGGCGGCGATCATGGGCGGCTTGCTGCCGATCATGTGGACGACCGGTACCGGCGCCGACGTGATGAAGCGGATTGCCGCCCCCATGATCGGCGGCATGGTCAGCTCGACGGTGCTCACATTGATCGTCGTTCCCGTCCTCTATTCCATGTGGCGACGTGTGCAACTCAGTTCCACGATGTCGAGTCCTGTCGCCTAG